In the Patescibacteria group bacterium genome, one interval contains:
- a CDS encoding nucleotidyl transferase AbiEii/AbiGii toxin family protein codes for MTDITKHKNIMIKILKDIYTDNTLGPVLGFKGGTAALLFYGLDRFSVDLDFDLLDETKEDYVFKQIKKILENYGTIKEARKKRFNLFYLLSYTEKTQGEQNIKIEVNRRNFDSKYEVTNYYGISMLVMTKEDMFAHKMVAMYERIEKTSRDVFDVWYFLQNDWPINKQIVENRTKISYKEFLSNSIKALEKLDNKNILAGMGELLDKKQKIWAKTNLKKDVLFLLRMRLEE; via the coding sequence ATGACGGACATTACAAAACATAAAAATATAATGATTAAAATTTTGAAAGATATTTATACGGACAATACTCTTGGGCCCGTTTTAGGTTTTAAGGGTGGGACAGCCGCCTTGTTGTTTTATGGTTTAGATCGTTTCTCGGTTGATTTAGATTTTGATTTGTTGGACGAAACAAAAGAAGATTATGTTTTTAAACAAATTAAAAAAATATTAGAAAATTACGGCACAATAAAAGAGGCCCGGAAAAAAAGATTTAATCTTTTTTATTTACTTTCTTATACTGAAAAGACGCAGGGTGAACAAAATATTAAGATTGAGGTAAATCGCCGAAATTTTGATTCAAAATATGAAGTGACAAATTATTACGGTATCTCAATGTTGGTGATGACTAAAGAAGATATGTTCGCACATAAAATGGTGGCGATGTATGAACGAATTGAAAAAACAAGCCGTGATGTTTTTGATGTTTGGTATTTTTTACAAAATGATTGGCCAATAAATAAACAAATTGTGGAAAATCGCACAAAAATATCTTATAAAGAATTTTTAAGCAACAGTATTAAGGCATTAGAAAAACTTGATAACAAAAATATTCTTGCTGGTATGGGGGAATTACTGGATAAAAAACAAAAAATTTGGGCAAAAACTAATCTTAAAAAAGATGTTTTGTTTTTATTAAGAATGCGGTTAGAAGAATAG